Genomic window (Zingiber officinale cultivar Zhangliang chromosome 2B, Zo_v1.1, whole genome shotgun sequence):
ATGAAGGAGAATTGTGTGGTGAAGCCAGTGAGTTCTTTGGTCTTGTTGTTCCAGAGGAGGAGTGAGTCCTTATAGATTGCTCTACTAGTAGCCAAACTGTCACCATACCCGGTGAGCATTATGATGGAGTTAGTAATGTCCGCATCGCCTTCCAATTTGATCTTGTACTGTGAGGCTGGATCGAAGCTAGGGAAGTTGAAGGAGAGCGACGTTGCCAATGGCATAACTATTTCCAAGAAGAGAATAGGTAAAATTCTTGCTTTGTGCATAATCATAGCTGAAATTTGACAGAGTAGTTGCTAATTATTCTGCTATAGAAGTTAATATAAAGACAATCAGTAACACGGGGCAACTGAATTTCTTTTTGGTGATTAGCTTAAGGCGGTTTTATGTCCATAAAACATAGATTTATCAGTCATGATTCAGTGAGGTGAACAGGGAAATGTGTGAGCTTCATTGAATTGTTTCAGCTCCCAATTTCTTCGGAAAGAAAGGTaaggaaaagaaaaggtaaatGACCTCAAAAGAACAAAGAACCACAAATCAAGCTAGAAAAGGACCACAGAACAGAGAGGCTTATGAGTTACAGGTCAACCATTCTCCTTTCCCAACATATACAGCCAACTTGAAGCCCAAATCCCAAAAACAATTCAACCATCTTATATCATACAACAAGGCAAGTTAATGAGTTTCTTAATGGCAACATTCAGACAAGAATTCGCTGGGGTAAACTAACACAAAAGGCAAGAATAACTGCTTGCTGATTACTTAAGGCAGTAACACTAGTTTTGGCTACCGGTGTTCTTCATGTGTTTATCTGAACAAAGTAGGGGCAACAACATCTAGAGCAGTTGAGAATTTTATGTTTATATTCAATTTCTTGATATAGTTATCCAAAAAGCTTGAGGACATACCTTGATTCTCCTTCCTGGAGAGAGAGCCTACATCCAAGAGAGAAAGAGGGTATTTATTTTTTGTCGAATAGGAACCTTTGCTCCTTGATTGGGAAACGCTTCATAAAATACACTAGAAAACAGAAAGGAGGAAAGTTCATGGCAGTGCCTTACATATGTTCCCgacaattaaaaataaaagaaataactctCACTATACTGGAGATAAAGGGGTTTTGGGAGTCTTAAAATGCAAAATTGATCTATTTCGATGGAGATCCAACTCTCTTGTCCCTGCGTGAAACTTATTATTGATATCAGCAGCAGAAATATATGGTGGTACTTTTTGTTCAGGACACAAATTACAAACATACAAATTCCTGGAAAGTGAACCTCTTCGGCCCTCGTTGGCTCTCAAACTCGATCTATATCCTCATCACAGTCCATGGGCTCCTTCACGATATTCTTCTTCCTCCTGCTCTTGCGACAAATCAAGCATATCGAGCATAATACAACCACCAAGACCACTCCAATGGCAGAAACTATGATGATCAGAACCATGTGTTTGTTCTTCTTTGGCTGCAGAGTCGAGTTGAGGGACCATGATATAATGCTATGCGTCTCAGTGTAGTTACCAGTGGCAGCGGAGAACCCAACTGCTACATGCTCCGGGAGGACCTCTCTCAGATCAACAATGTAGCTTATGCTGTAATTGGCGCTTGGCGATTGATTCGTCTCTGGATAGGTCAGGAAGAGGCTCAAGTTGTGGGTGATGGAGTCATAATCCACCCGTGCATTACCAACTCTGTGTTCCCTGATGCTGCTGTTCCAACGAACATACTTTGAAGAAGTGATCGAGTTTATGTCAATGCCAAGATGTTCGCCTTCTGGATCCCATTCATAGTTGCTGAAGGTGTCAAACTCCACTGCCACTGCGCTACTGGTTGAATTGACGAAGATTGTGGAGTTGGAATAGAGGCCAAGGTAGCCACCTTGAGAATATAAGGGAAGCTTGGCAGGGCATGGTGCAAGGAAGAAGGCAAAGCCATCAGCATGGTTTGTCGCATTGGAGTTGATGATGAAGGAGAATTGTGTGGTGAAGCTAGTGAGTTCGTTCGTTTTGTGGTTCCAAAGCAGGAGTGGGTCGTTATAGGTTGCTCTACTAGTGCTAGCCAAATTTGTACCATCTTTGGTGAGCATTATGGCAGAGCTAGTAATGTCCGCATCACCTTCAAATGTGATCTTGGACTGTGAGGCTGGATCGAAGCTAGGGAAGTTGAAGGAGAGCGAGGTTGCCAATGGCACAACTATTGCCAAGAAGAGAACAGGTAAAATCCTTGCTTTGTGCAGAATCATATTGACAGAAAGTTGTTGCTAACTATTCTGCAGTACAAGTTAATATAAAGACAATCAGTAACACAGGAAAACTGAATTTCTTTTTGGCGATTAGCTTAAGGCAGCTTTATGTCCATAAACATGGATTTATCAGTCATAGAACCAATTAGAACCACAAATCAAGTTAGAATATGACCACAGAACAGAGAGGCTTAAGAGTTATAGTTCAACCATTCTCCTTTCCCAACATGTACAGCCAACTTGAAGCAATATACTAATTGCTTACATAAACACTAGGTTGTTTCTGATATAGTTGATAATAATTGAAGTATCTATATGATCATGAAATAGGTTGATTCTATCAGTCATGCTCCATTAATGCAACATAAGTCAGTTCCCAAATTCCAAAAACAATTCAGCCATATTATAGCATAAAAGAAGAGAAGTTATTGAGTTTTTTAATGGCAACATTCAGACAAGAATTGAGAAAACTGTTTGATGACTACTCAAGGCAGAAACACCAGTTTAGGCTACCAATGTTCTTCATGGGTTTATCTGAACAAAGTAGAggcaacaacatctaaagcaattGAGAAATTTATGTTTATATTCAATTTATTGATATAGTGATCCAAAGAGCATAAGGACATACCTTTGGTTCTCCTTCCTGGAGAGAGAGCCTACTTCCAAAAGAGAAAGTGGATATTCCAGTCACTAAAATGCCTATAAAGctttaaaagaaaattacatAATGTCATAGTTGCATTTTTTTGTCAAATAGGAAACTTTGCTCCTTGATTGGGAAATGCTTGATCCAATACATACGGAACAAAAAGGAGGAAAGTTCATGGCAATGCCTTACATAATTGAATGTGATATCCCTGCTCTCTTGTCGATGGACTACACCAAAGTCAAGTCAATCTatctatagaatttttttttcttgagtCACTAACTATGCACCTGATTTAATCCAGCAAAAAGAAATGGTTTGTGGGAGAGCTTCGAGCTTCTTCCAAAACTTGTAAATCAGGCATACAAGGACATGTAGACCGAACATGGTCAAAGTCTTCTGTTCAAGACTTGAAAGGTAATGttatattttagttttctttatctgtatatttattaaaaataacagAAGACAGTAAACATTATATCTGAAGGTTTTTCCTTCAGGTCATTATCTATTTGGAAGTCAAAGAGGCTAATTTTACCAATACATTTAATGGGAAAAGGACAAGTGGCAGTATTGAAAGGGCTAAAGCTCCCAAGAAAGACCAACCACAATCAATAAGAGGTCAACCGCAATATTTTAAACTATACTAAttgtttctcatttttttttagtttctctTTTAATTATCAAGTTTCACTGACCATTATTATTAAACTATGCctctaattttattataattacatCCATTAATCTGTTAGCGTTTTTTAAATTATTTGGAATAGAGTTTATTCTTTAATTGTATAATTGTCTCCTAATTATTATCTTGCCATCTTGATCACAAATTCAATCATATTGATGATAAACTATGGAGTTAGAATGTTCTACGTCCATTAGTTGTTCACTATTTATGTCTATATATTAGAAGAATATTATTCCTTTTCGAGCAACTGCTGCATTATCCATTTACAAAAAGCTGATACATCTCAAGAAAGAAACACTGCTGGAAATTAGAGGGTAATAATAGGCAGCCAAAACGTatttgaaaattgttttcaaCATTCAACAAAAGAGAAAAAAACTCCAGGGTGAAATGAAAATTTTCccattcaaatattttaaaattatctagaTGACTGGTCGAAACTAGGAAAGACCCAGAAGCATGATTCTAATTGGAACCAATTGTCAGATATATGTACCAATCAATCAATACTGAATATCATTCTAAAGGTCAGCGTTAGTAACATAGTATGGTAGTTCAAGCAAGTCTTGAACAACTGCATCAAACAACCCTCAAATATGGTGACTTTGGCTTTGTTGATCTACACACGTAGACCAAATTTAGTTAGGAGTAGAAAGTAACACCAATTTTGTAAATATACATGGGTGGCTTCTGAAAGAAACATGTTTAATTCCCTTGCTGCTCACTTTTGGGGGATGAATGGATTTTCGAAACTTAGAAGTGGTCTGGCATGTGGCACCATTGTCCTTTTCATCTGTTTTATTACCTTTTCCTGTTCCATCTGGTGTCATAAGTGGCATGAATAGCCCCAAAaccctcaaaaaaaaaaaaaaaaatctgatatgAACAAATGCTATTATTTCAGTTGGATACAACATCATGctgtattttattaatattttggaCTAACAACAACAAGAAACCACAGCCATGAGTTACACTATTTGGGGTAAGCCTTGGTTTAAATGAAACGATGGGACTGTAGTAGGAATCCAGGGTCGTATCTAGGGAACAAGAAACTGCAGTAGCTATTGAAATTTTAGATAGGttttaaaaatcttaacagaaAATGACAATTCGTTTTGGGCAAAACTTTGCTTACCATTTCATGAAACTCAGTTCTTTGAGTATCTGTGACCCGCATTCAAGGCAAACTCTTGGACTTCAATGAGAGGCCTTCTCCCCCTTTCTGGAAGTGGCAATGGATCACTGTGTCAAATAAACACTTTTTTAGGGACCGCTGAGAATTTTTTTTGGATAACTTAGATGGAAGAAGAGGCTTCTGGTGTAATTACTATCTCAAAATAGGTTGCGCTCTAAAAAATCTTTGCTGTGCCTCCTCTCTTTCTGCCCTTTCTTTCTCGTCCATCCTCCTCTGCAACTCCTCGTCATGCCTAATGTCTAATGAGGCTTTCCAATTGAAAAACTTCAGGTGTTATGCACTGCTTAAGCTCAGGTTTGGGAGGCATCTGAAAGTATGTGGAAATTAAACACGTGAAGAAAATGGAAACACAAAAGTAGTTGAATTTTGCATCATTTGGAATGAATGGTGCTGACCTGCTTCATACCACTGGAAAATCTGTGGTACAAGGGTAAGGATTTGCCTTTGGAATTCTAGCTCTCTCCTCTTCGAGTTCTTTCTATAGAACCTGTTTTGCAAGTTGCTTTTCTTTTTAAAGTCCTCTCTCCTGAAGAGAGTAAAATAATAAGTGAAGTTGGCTATGACTCATGCAAAAAAAAGAGaaggaaagaagaaaggaaaataatCCATCACACCTCTGAATGAAGatgaaaaagatttgatattgtcAATCTGGGAACTTCTTACTTATCATGATTAGAAGAATCAGGATGAAGTGAAAGCTACAAAAGGTCACACATCACAGACAAAAGTAAATATCGCATGCTTGCTCTCCCAGATTAATCAACAAACAAACGAGATTGCAGTGCTACCTTATCAAAGAATTCCGCTACCACAGCAGGAGGATCCACCCTATCATTTGTTGCCAAATGAAATTCCTTGGGATTGTGGCTTTGAGTTGCAAAAGGTACATATATCCCCGTTGCTCTCAAGTATCTGGGTAGGAATTAGGAAGAGTCTGGTGAGTATTTGTGACTGTGTAAAAGGAAGTCTTTAAAACCAACtgccaaaaaaataaatacaactatatatttatatttagttGCCTAGCCTTGAACTTTGGCATCTTTTCTAGTTCCTCCTTCTCTAATTCCTCAGAACTTTTTATCCTGCAATGCAACAGAAGCGCGCATGTTGAAATATACATAAAACCTTGAAATTAAATACAGTAACTCATGAAAATTGACTTACTTTGGAGGTCGAGCTAGAGTTGTTGTTTCAAGACGCGGGGTTTTTGGTTCAGTGAGTTTGAGGGGGTTTGACCTAATTCTATTAAATTGTCAATAAGTAGAAATTAACATTACAGGACAACAAAATCCATTATTTAGagagtaagaaaagagattaCCTGAACAGAACTATCTATTGATGAAGTATCAGCATGCCGATTTGCTCTTTCCAATGTCTTCAAATGCAATTCCAAAACAAATAATAAGATAGATTTCTTAACTTGAAGGGAAATCAAGTAAATCCTACCTAAAAATAGGTGTTTGAGGAGAATTTCTGGGAAACAAAGGAAATGTAGGTGCTTTAAATATCTGCATAATTGAAAAAAGAAACTCATATATAAGTACAGTGCTCAAATCTCACTGAATCAAGGTTCTTGATAAAAAACGCCAAACCTTCTTGTTTAAAGGACGTGCTCTAAATTTGGGCATTTTTGCTAGCATCTCTTCTTCAAGCTCCACAAAGCCCTTAATTCACACTGCACAAACCCTTTGGGTGATTTCTAGTGTGGGTTCCTTAGAGCATCTCCAATGGTGGAAGCTCTTGGAAAGCATTTTTATGGTCTCTACAATGTCACATCAAAAGTAAAAAACTTCACTCATCTCTCTACTATCAAAAAACCTCCCAACAACTTCTCTATGGGTCTCACTCTTTCTTACAAATCATTCATAAACATAAGATAATTAAATGtatcataattaataaattattttttcattgaTCGCAGTCATAGTGTGCCTAGATATGCTCAATCAAGTCGGCTCGAAGATGAATTTCTCCTGAGGTATTCTTATAATTCTTAGGTGCAGCCCTAAAATATTTATGAATGAGGATTTCCTTCATAATCCGACCAATTGACTATTGCATCCCCTCATTCTCAATAATCATGTTGTGTAAAATAATACATGCATACATGATGTCCTTTAAGTTATTCTTGTACCAAAATCGTTTTGGACCTCTGATCATTACCCATCGTGATTGAAGAACTCCAAATGCTTGTTCGACATtctttctcatagcctcctatcGTTCCTTAAACATCATTCTCTTGGGATCCTAGGGGCACATAAAGCTCTTGACGAAAATAGCTCATTCTAGATAGATCCCATCAATTGGATAATATCCTTTTGTATATTGTGCATTGTTAACCGTAAAATTAACGTATGGTGCATTTCCTTGTAAGACGTAAATAAAGGTGATTCATTAAGCACGTTAATATCATTACGTGATCCTGTAATCCAAAAAAaggagtgttagatcaacaagtCTACAAATATGACTACTTCAAGCATAATTTTCTAGACGCCATGATCTCCCCTAGTAAATTGTCTTTTCCAAGCAACAAGGCAAATTTTCCATTGTCAACACACTACCCAACATGTTGGGGAAGTCATGTCTCTGCTCATACATTTCAATCAAGTGTTGGATGTCAGCAGCATCAGATATTCTCAAATATTGAGCCCTAAATACTTGAATCATACATCGACAGAAGTTAAACAAGCATTCAATGGTAGCTGTTTTAAAAATCCGTAGGTAATCATCATAATGGTCTGCAGAGCGAAGTGGCAAACCTTTTTTTTCCCATGGCATCGACCCTCCATTGAAAATATTCAGAATGATTTTTCAAGGCATCAACTGTGCGAAGGAACAACCCTCTTTGTATCCGGAATCAATGTCAAAATACGTCATTGGGATATACCGGCTCATCAGAGAAGTAATTATTGAAAAGATGAGTGTGCTCGGCTTCATGATCATGGTTCAAATACATTCTGCTCTGTGCCATATAGCCGGGGCATTATTTGTTCATATATCTCCTCCGCATCTTCCATCAATTCATGTCTCCAGAATTCATGGATAGATCGATCCAAATTTTCAGACATTTGAAATAAATGAAGATATTTGCGTGGTTGAGAAGACAATGTTTGTAAAATAGAGGATTCTAGTTTCCTTACTTGTATATATAAGTTAGTTTGTAATGACTAGTTTTGAGccgttgaaaaaaaaataaaaagtagtcATTGAACAATGACTAATTTTTAGTTGTTGAACAgctattttaataaatatatttttttaaataaggaAATGGGAAGTCGCTCCCGAAGTTTACCATtgtgatgatgtggcaaataAAAGGAGCTCCCTCCCACTATGGAGGGAGCACCTTCCAATAAACACTAGGAGCGACTCtccaaaataattttattattagaatttttgttttttcttgaaaaaatattaaaacagcTATTATTCAACGACTAAAAATGAGTTGTTGTTCaatggttaattttttttttttttttcaatggcTAAAAAATAGTCGTTACAAACTAACCTACATATACAAGGAAACTATAATCCTCTATTCTATAAACATTATCTTCTCAGCCAGCAAATATCTTCATTTATTCTAAATGTTTGAAAATCCGGATCGATCTAACATATCTATGATATGTGAATTATGGATAAATGACTTGATGGAAGATGCAGAACATATATATGAACAAATAATGCTCCGGCTATATGAGCAATGACAAATGGTATGTCAAAAAGTTCAAAATTCTTCTGGTAGAACATAGAGGAGAAGATAAACCAGGATCGTGAAGCCGGGCACGCTCATCTTTTCAATGATTACTTCTTTGATAAGCCGTTATATCCCGATGATGTATTCCGACGTGGATTCTGGATGATGCAAAGAGAGTTATTCCTTTGCACAATCGATGccttgaaaaatcattttgaatattTTCAATGGAGGGTCGATGAAAAAAAGATTTGTCGTCACTTTAGAAATGCACGGCGACTATACGTTACGTACGGAGTCCCTGTCAACCATTACGATGAGTACCTATGAGTTGTTGAAACAACTGCCATTGAATGCTTGTTCAACTTCTGTCGATGTATGACTCAAGTGTTTGGAGTCCAATACTTGAGAAGATTTGATGCTATTGACATCCAACACCAAAGACACGACTTCCCTGATATGTTGGGTAGTCTTGATTGTATGCCCAATGGAAAAACTACTCCGTCGTTTGGAAAGACCAATTTActtggagagatcatgagttatAATATTTATGCTAGAAGCAGTTGCATCTGCGTACTTATGGATCTAGCACACCATTTTTGGGATTGTAATGTCGCGTAATGATATCAATATGCTTAACGAATCACCTTTATTTATCAACGTCTTACAAGGAAATGCATTAAAGGTTAATTTTATAGTTAACACTTAACAATGCACAATATATAAAAGGATATTATCTAACTTACCCAAATGAGCTATTTTCGTCAAGAGCTTTTCGTGCCCCCAAGATCCCAAGAGAATGATGTTTAAGGAACGACACGAGGCTGCGAGAAATGATGTCGAGTGGGCATTTGGGGTGCTCCAATCTCGATGGGTAATGATCAGAGGTCTAGGACAATTTGGGTACAAGGATaacttgaaggacatcatgtataCATGTATTATTTTGCACAACATGATTCTTGAGAATAAGGGGATGCAATAGTCAATTGATCGAATGATGAAGTAGATCCTCGGTTATATATATTCCAGGGCTTCACCTAAGAATTCTGAGAATATATTTGTAGAAATTACGAGCTATGTGATAGTCAATTGCATCATCATCTTTGAGCCGACTTGGTTGAGCATATCTGGGTACGCTATGATTgcaattaatgaaaaataatttattaattacaaTACAATTAATTATCAtatgttatatttcatgaatGCTTTATAAGAAATAGTGGGACCTATATAGGAGTTGCTGGAGGTTTTTTTTGATAGTGGAGAGATGAGTAAGTTTTTTTTGCTTTTGATGTAGCGTTGATTTGACATTGTAGGGACCACAAAAAAGCTCTCCAAAAGCTCCCATCATTGTAGATGCTCTTAGGTCTTGTCAATGTAAGTGGAGGCCGTCTTTGTTTGACTAAAGCCGCATCATCCTGATGATATATGAGCAAATGAAGTGGTTACTAGATTAAGTATTCAGAAGAACAAAAATAGCCATAACTTTAAGAATTTAATGACATGAAATGAAAGATCATGAACACAGAAAAGTTCCCTAGCATAAAAAAAACCTAGCTAATAAAGTTTAGTAAGTCCACATTGAAGAGGAATAGGGATCATTCTCTAATAATAAATTCATAGCAGTTGCTCATTGAAAACGCATCAATTTGGGTGGCTGTTTAGGTTATGCGCCTTAAGGCCTGACTtcttaatctaaattttgttctCTATGTACCCTTATCTCAAAGAGATGCCTTGAATTGCTAGCAAATTAATTGTTACCAGTAACAAGTCTTAACCTAAGGATTGAGACAAAAAAACTTTCCATGTTTATGCAAATGATACAAGTTCCACCCAAATCCCACTAAGCATGTGGTATGTATATCTGTTTCTTGTCTACAAGTTTTTTGCCTGGATATTCTCTAGTAGCTTTGTGATAGAATTTCTGATGCAAAATGAACTTGAGAGAACTTATTAGAGTAAGGCTGGTAAAAAAAGTTGTAGGTAATGGCAAAGTGAggggataaaaaattatttttggcaGCCATGTTTTTTTAACAAGCAAATTTGAAGGCTGCAAATCGGAGACGAATTAATGGATGAACAAGTCGACCCATAAGGCAATGGAACGCTCGACCCATTTGTTATGTCACTTTCATAAGGCAATGGTTATAAATGGTTATAAATGGATGAACAAGTCGACCCATTTGATTATGTTTTTTTCCACTCGACCCCCAGTCACCTCTCCTGTCCAGCTtaaccgtgatttaccttctctgaATATCTGTGGGGTCGGGCCCAGGGACCGTTAaggtggcggttccacctttttgCAACTTTAAGTTTCTATATTTATACTGTTAAATCAATAATTGAATAGGggaaaagtattaaaattaaaatttatgtttcttatttaaaataaaaaaaataataaaattgcaATATGGTTGTTTCTTACAACATGCTCGATCTCTTAAGCAAGAGTGTGATCGATATCTTATCATAATTTCCTATTCTAATTTAACATTTGAGGTGTCAATTGATTTGCAAGTGATTTTCTAATAGCAATAATTTAAACATTGCATATTTTAAACCTTTTGTATCAATATTTTTTATATACTAGAAAAtcaaaaagttttaaattaattatttaacatataaatatcatttttaattaaaatgtaAGATTAACCTAATATTTTAAACTTGGAGCACTCAAACAAGGCTTTTCGAGTTAATTGTGGAGCCTGATCATTTGATTAGATGAACctaatttttcaatatttttatctTTGATAATTGCTCAATAAAATTTTGATGGTACATTAATTTTTCAAACTTTGTTTTTATGTAATTTGCTTTAGAATTTAGTATTGATTAAAATCATTGTTTTTTCTACATTATCTAAATGAATTTCTTTAAATACCATAAATATTTAGAGATCTTTTACATCTGAAATTAATTCATgctgtttatttaaaaaattttgaacatCAAGACATACTAGCATTAATATTATTcctataataatatttaaattacaCACCACTATAAAACTCATTCCTTGATTAATTTTGTGAAAAGTTAATATCTTAACATTTTATAATCTTAAATTGGTAAAtgatttaactaatttatttttctatagaATGTCTATAGCacttaaataatttgttaaatgTTGTGTTTATTATATAGAAATTAATCAATACTTATTTTTGTGCTAATTAATAATGTTGTTATATTGTTACAATTGTTGTAATGCTTTGCAACAAGTAGAAGCAGAAAATCAGTAGCTAGAAATTCTGTTGTAATTAATGCACATGATAATGATAATTCAGAAGCCAGGAATTAAAAGGAGACTCACATGCACAATCGCACATCCTAAAAAGAAAATTTCGGTTTaaagattaattaagtttaatttccaCAAAAAATTTATCAGAAAAATCATCAACACCTTGTTTACATGTACCAAATATTTACTGCAACAATTCGTAGACTTGTATAAGACCATAAAAGTGCTCAGTGCTAACATATACGTAGGAAATTAAGTGGAGTTCTTCTCAGATCATATCAAAGC
Coding sequences:
- the LOC122048024 gene encoding mannose/glucose-specific lectin-like, producing MILHKARILPVLFLAIVVPLATSLSFNFPSFDPASQSKITFEGDADITSSAIMLTKDGTNLASTSRATYNDPLLLWNHKTNELTSFTTQFSFIINSNATNHADGFAFFLAPCPAKLPLYSQGGYLGLYSNSTIFVNSTSSAVAVEFDTFSNYEWDPEGEHLGIDINSITSSKYVRWNSSIREHRVGNARVDYDSITHNLSLFLTYPETNQSPSANYSISYIVDLREVLPEHVAVGFSAATGNYTETHSIISWSLNSTLQPKKNKHMVLIIIVSAIGVVLVVVLCSICLICRKSRRKKNIVKEPMDCDEDIDRV